The following are encoded together in the Salvia hispanica cultivar TCC Black 2014 chromosome 6, UniMelb_Shisp_WGS_1.0, whole genome shotgun sequence genome:
- the LOC125193535 gene encoding choline transporter protein 1-like, whose amino-acid sequence MRGPLGPVIGKYPSSSDSNGEMGSGNNDIIKHNRKCRDLVFLVIFIAFWIAMIVNSSFAFNQGNPLRLNYGLDYKGNVCGDRHGDRDLRELELRYWSNPNQVYETGVKNSKFQLSNARSICLMDCPIPSEDSLNWVCDYPEGDIRISLDDWIDRNYDYFADLTPELRNTSLQLQGPCYPVIFPSVNVYWTCQFIARASNVSLTHWEQMGGVKVIEDIAIDKSIHKSVNSRSSVLKRYVADVGKAWPVLLVCGGLLPLFLSIIWLLMIRHFVAGMPWVTVIVFNILMVSVTMFYYLKAGWIGNDAISPIIGEHDPYYRVSAREVNHLHAAAFFMTVLMIVAFLSSIAIVRRILMATSVLKVAAKVIGEVQALIIFPIIPYAMLAIFYMFWLSAALHLFSSGSVLQNDCGANCCAYNLKEKRLSCNSCCGYSIHYTSHIAAAILFHLFGCYWATQFFMACSSTVVAGSVASYYWARGATSPEIPFLPVFASMKRLARYSLGSVALGSLIVSSVESVRFILEALRRKLKHVNSMPGSWIGKVMYQTSQGCQRLIGCIIKSVNHNAYIMIAITGKGFVKSSEIATELIMSNILRIGKVNVIGDVILFLGKLCVSLTSALFAFLMLDTHKYKSSHNKITSPLFPVLVCWGFGYIVATLFFGVVEMSIDTIILSFCQDSDEHQGTAQYAPPLLIETLNDENEMQRLMQ is encoded by the exons ATGAGAGGGCCATTGGGGCCAGTGATAGGGAAGTATCCATCATCTAGTGATTCTAATGGTGAAATGGGGAGTGGAAACAATGATATCATAAAACACAACAGGAAATGCAGAGATTTGGTGTTTCTTGTCATCTTCATTGCCTTTTGGATTGCAATGATTGTTAACTCCAGCTTCGCTTTCAACCAGGGAAACCCATTGAG GCTAAACTACGGGCTGGACTATAAAGGGAATGTTTGTGGTGATAGACATGGTGATCGGGATCTGCGTGAATTGGAACTCAGATATTGGTCAAATCCCAATCAGGTTTATGAAACTGGTGTGAAGAACAGTAAATTCCAGCTCTCCAATGCTCGGAGTATTTGCTTGATGGACTGTCCTATCCCATCTGAAGACTCCCTCAATTGGGTCTGTGATTATCCTGAGGGAGATATCCGTATTTCACTGGATGATTGGATTGATAGaaactatgattattttgcGGACTTGACCCCTGAGCTCAGGAACACTTCTCTTCAGCTGCAGGGTCCCTGCTATCCTGTTATATTTCCTAGTGTCAATG TTTACTGGACCTGCCAGTTCATTGCAAGGGCATCAAATGTATCCTTGACTCACTGGGAACAGATGGGCGGAGTGAAAGTTATAGAGGATATTGCAATTGATAAATCTATCCATAAATCAGTTAATTCCCGGTCATCAGTACTAAAG AGATATGTAGCTGATGTCGGAAAAGCTTGGCCCGTACTTCTTGTTTGCGGAGGATTGTTGCCTTTGTTTCTATCAATCATATGGCTTTTAATGATCCGTCATTTCGTTGCTGGGATGCCGTGGGTCACTGTCATTGTTTTCAATATCCTCATGGTATCTGTGACAATGTTTTACTATTTGAAAG CTGGATGGATTGGAAATGATGCCATCTCTCCAATCATTGGTGAGCACGACCCATATTATCGCGTGTCAGCAAGG GAGGTGAATCATCTCCATGCAGCTGCTTTTTTCATGACTGTTTTGATGATTGTCGCTTTTCTCTCCTCCATTGCTATAGTCCGCCGTATCCTTATGGCAACATCAGTTTTGAAG GTTGCTGCTAAGGTCATTGGAGAAGTCCAGGCATTGATAATTTTCCCAATTATACCGTATGCCATGCTAGCTATTTTCTATATGTTCTGGTTGTCAGCCGCCCTTCATCTTTTTAGTTCCGGAAGTGTACTACAAAATGATTGTGGTGCTAACTGTTGTGCTTATAATCTCAAAGAAAAGAGGCTTAGCTGTAATAGTTGCTGTGGCTATAGCATTCATTACACTTCTCATATTGCTGCTGCAATCCTTTTTCACCTATTTGGTTGCTATTGGGCCACCCAATTTTTCATGGCATGCTCATCAACTGTGGTTGCTGGTTCAGTCGCTTCATATTATTGGGCTCGAGGAGCAACTTCG CCTGAGATCCCGTTCCTTCCTGTTTTTGCTTCAATGAAGCGGCTTGCACGATACAGTCTAGGATCAGTTGCTCTTGGTTCTCTGATTGTGTCTTCTGTTGAATCAGTACGTTTTATACTTGAAGCTCTTCGTCGTAAGCTTAAGCATGTTAATTCCATGCCTGGAAGCTGGATTGGGAAGGTGATGTATCAAACTTCACAAGGCTGCCAGAGGCTTATTGGATGCATCATCAAATCCGTGAACCACAATGCTTACATTATG ATTGCTATAACAGGTAAAGGTTTTGTCAAATCTTCGGAGATTGCAACAGAGTTGATTATGAGTAACATTCTTCGGATTGGGAAAGTGAACGTGATAGGAGACGTTATTCTCTTCCTTGGGAAGCTCTGCGTAAGCCTTACCAGTGCACTATTTGCTTTTCTCATGCTGGACACACACAAATACAAATCTTCACACAACAAGATCACGTCGCCTCTATTTCCTGTACTG GTTTGCTGGGGGTTCGGTTACATAGTGGCTACTCTCTTCTTCGGAGTGGTGGAGATGTCTATCGATACGATAATCCTTTCGTTCTGTCAGGACTCGGATGAACACCAAGGAACTGCTCAATATGCTCCTCCCTTGCTTATTGAAACCCTCAACGACGAAAATGAGATGCAGAGACTGATGCAATGA